From the genome of Deinococcota bacterium, one region includes:
- a CDS encoding alanine--glyoxylate aminotransferase family protein — protein MFRPRLYAPGPVEVPPQVLAALARPVVHHRTAAFKALLLEARRKLAEVSCVPGDDVVILSGSGSAALEAGLLATVPRGAKVLAVNAGKFGERWLRLAETYGYEVIELKLDWGRAVKAEEVAAALGPDVKAVLATHSETSTGVLHDIAALSSAVKGETPDALVLVDCVTSLAAAELRPRDWGLDGVFSGSQKGLMCPPGLAFAWLSERAWASSDNLNSSFYLDLRKERENQQQGQTAYTPAVSLVYALDAALDMILEEGIEALWARRERLNRAILEAGEAVGCRSYAERPSPAVAALASPKGVAAPAIVRGFAARGMHIAGGQDQAKPVLFRPSLLGYADPYDAVAVAAALEDVLRDLGREVPYGRAVSRALEVLNEVR, from the coding sequence GTGTTTAGGCCCCGCCTCTACGCCCCCGGCCCGGTCGAGGTGCCGCCGCAGGTTTTGGCGGCGCTCGCCCGCCCGGTCGTGCACCACCGCACGGCGGCGTTCAAGGCGCTCCTGCTGGAGGCCCGCCGCAAGCTGGCCGAGGTGAGCTGCGTCCCCGGCGACGACGTGGTGATCCTCTCGGGCAGCGGCAGCGCCGCCCTCGAGGCCGGCCTGCTCGCCACCGTCCCCAGGGGCGCCAAGGTGCTGGCGGTGAACGCCGGCAAGTTCGGCGAGCGCTGGCTCAGGCTGGCGGAAACCTACGGCTACGAGGTCATCGAACTCAAGCTCGACTGGGGCCGCGCCGTCAAGGCCGAGGAGGTGGCGGCGGCGTTAGGGCCCGACGTGAAGGCGGTCCTGGCGACCCACTCCGAGACCTCGACGGGCGTCCTGCACGATATCGCGGCGCTGAGCAGCGCGGTCAAAGGGGAAACGCCCGACGCGCTCGTGCTCGTGGACTGCGTGACCAGCCTGGCGGCGGCGGAGCTGCGTCCCAGGGACTGGGGCCTGGACGGCGTCTTCTCGGGCAGCCAGAAGGGTCTGATGTGCCCGCCCGGCCTGGCCTTCGCCTGGCTCTCCGAGCGGGCCTGGGCGAGCAGCGATAACCTCAACTCGAGCTTCTACTTGGACCTGCGCAAGGAGCGCGAGAACCAGCAGCAGGGTCAGACCGCCTACACCCCGGCCGTCAGCCTCGTCTACGCCCTGGACGCCGCCCTCGACATGATTTTGGAGGAGGGTATCGAGGCCCTCTGGGCGCGCCGCGAGAGGCTCAACCGCGCGATTTTGGAGGCGGGCGAGGCCGTCGGCTGCCGCTCCTACGCCGAGCGCCCGAGCCCCGCCGTGGCCGCGCTCGCTTCTCCCAAAGGCGTCGCCGCGCCCGCTATCGTCAGGGGCTTCGCCGCGCGCGGCATGCATATCGCCGGGGGCCAGGACCAGGCTAAGCCCGTCCTCTTCCGACCGTCCTTGCTGGGCTACGCCGACCCCTATGACGCGGTGGCGGTGGCGGCGGCGCTCGAGGACGTGTTGCGCGACCTCGGCAGGGAGGTTCCCTACGGGCGAGCGGTGAGCAGGGCGCTCGAGGTCCTGAACGAGGTTCGCTAG
- the serA gene encoding phosphoglycerate dehydrogenase, which yields MYKILVTDTIQLGDAEYLDAHVDYREGIARDELLEIVGDYDAIITRSRTQVDEALVRAGKNLKVIGRGGVGVDNIDIDAASRRGLLVLNAPEANNISAAELAVALMLCAARGVSRSDRLIRQGEWDRKFLGREVKGAKLGIVGIGRIGSLVSRRAQGLGMTVMAYDPYITRHRSLALKVELFDELDEMLKVANFLTVHTPLTDETRGMIGARELALLPEHAVVVNAARGGIIDEEALLGALESGHLFAAGLDVFVLEPPSADHPLLERDDVVLTAHLGANTAEAQARVGSEILERTVLALRGDYSRGVVNAPALSPEIAAALGPHLKLGEALGSLAAQLVRGRVRELQVEFAGTFAVDPDPIAVAVTKGFLEPILDEPPNYVNAPSIAKERDIRISKVMAARGRGYTSHVELRVITSEETFKVGGTVLGHDPRIVSINDYPIELKPEGAMLICSNYDRPGAVGKVGTVLGNAGVNISGMQLSRAQEDGLALFALTLDQVPPESVLDILRNMTDVIRTLSMVRF from the coding sequence GTGTACAAGATTCTGGTAACCGACACCATCCAGCTCGGGGACGCGGAGTATCTCGATGCCCACGTCGACTACCGCGAGGGCATCGCTCGAGACGAACTCCTCGAGATCGTCGGGGACTACGACGCCATCATCACCCGCAGCCGCACCCAAGTCGATGAGGCCCTGGTCAGGGCCGGCAAGAACCTCAAGGTGATCGGTCGGGGCGGGGTCGGGGTGGACAACATCGACATCGACGCGGCCAGCCGCCGGGGCCTGCTGGTCCTGAACGCGCCCGAGGCCAACAACATCTCGGCGGCCGAGCTGGCGGTCGCGCTCATGCTCTGTGCCGCGCGGGGCGTGAGCCGCTCGGACCGGCTCATCCGCCAGGGAGAGTGGGACCGCAAGTTCCTGGGCCGCGAGGTCAAGGGCGCCAAACTCGGTATCGTCGGCATCGGCCGCATCGGCTCCCTGGTGAGCCGCCGCGCCCAGGGCCTGGGCATGACGGTGATGGCCTACGACCCCTACATCACCCGGCACCGCAGCCTGGCGCTCAAGGTCGAGCTCTTCGACGAACTGGACGAGATGCTGAAAGTGGCCAACTTCCTCACCGTCCACACCCCGCTGACCGACGAGACGCGGGGCATGATCGGCGCGCGCGAGCTGGCGCTCCTGCCCGAGCACGCGGTGGTCGTCAACGCCGCGCGCGGCGGCATCATCGACGAGGAGGCGCTTCTGGGCGCTCTCGAGTCCGGCCATCTCTTCGCGGCCGGTTTGGACGTCTTCGTGCTCGAGCCGCCCTCGGCCGACCACCCCCTGCTTGAGCGCGACGACGTCGTCCTCACCGCCCACTTGGGCGCCAACACCGCCGAGGCGCAGGCTAGAGTCGGCTCGGAGATCTTGGAGCGCACCGTCCTCGCCCTGCGCGGCGACTACTCGAGGGGCGTCGTCAACGCGCCCGCGCTCTCGCCCGAAATAGCCGCGGCCCTGGGGCCGCACCTCAAGCTCGGCGAGGCGCTCGGCAGCCTGGCCGCTCAGCTCGTGCGCGGCCGGGTGAGGGAACTCCAAGTTGAGTTCGCGGGCACCTTTGCCGTCGACCCCGACCCCATCGCGGTGGCGGTGACCAAGGGCTTTTTGGAGCCCATCTTGGACGAGCCGCCCAACTACGTCAACGCCCCCTCGATCGCCAAGGAGCGCGACATAAGGATCTCCAAAGTGATGGCCGCGCGCGGCCGGGGCTACACCAGCCACGTCGAACTGCGTGTCATCACCTCCGAAGAGACCTTCAAGGTGGGCGGGACGGTGCTTGGCCATGACCCCCGCATCGTCAGCATCAACGACTACCCCATCGAGCTCAAGCCCGAGGGCGCCATGCTCATCTGCAGCAACTACGATCGCCCCGGCGCGGTCGGCAAGGTGGGCACGGTCTTAGGCAACGCCGGGGTGAACATCTCCGGCATGCAGCTGAGCCGCGCCCAAGAGGACGGCCTGGCGCTCTTCGCCCTGACCCTCGACCAGGTGCCGCCCGAGAGCGTCCTCGACATTCTCCGCAACATGACCGACGTGATCCGCACCTTGAGCATGGTGCGCTTCTAG